One segment of Rhodanobacteraceae bacterium DNA contains the following:
- a CDS encoding NADH-quinone oxidoreductase subunit C, protein MTEARTTLLEQIQSRFGEAILSAREALGQYTIEVATDRVLEVMKALRDEKPFRFQQLIDVCGVDYLSYGDDEWETDLVTDEGFSRGVLGAGAGRFAWDNRPRPAGIPNRFAAVTHLLSIEHNLRLRVRYFAPDDSLPVVPSVVDIWGAANWFEREAFDLFGIAFEGHPDLRRILTDYGFIGHPFRKDFPLIGNVEVRYDPDKGRVVYEPVSIEPRVGVPRVVRTDSRYLQAQNEAQQTKAS, encoded by the coding sequence ATGACCGAAGCACGCACTACGCTGCTGGAGCAGATCCAGTCCCGGTTCGGCGAGGCGATCCTCTCCGCCCGCGAAGCCCTCGGCCAGTACACCATCGAAGTGGCGACCGATCGGGTACTCGAAGTGATGAAGGCGCTGCGCGACGAGAAGCCCTTCCGCTTCCAGCAACTGATCGACGTCTGCGGCGTCGATTACCTCTCCTACGGCGATGACGAGTGGGAAACCGACCTCGTCACCGACGAGGGCTTCAGCCGTGGTGTGCTCGGCGCTGGCGCCGGCCGCTTCGCCTGGGACAACCGTCCGCGCCCGGCCGGGATCCCGAACCGCTTCGCCGCGGTCACCCACCTGCTGTCGATCGAGCACAACCTGCGCCTGCGGGTGCGCTATTTCGCCCCGGACGACAGCCTGCCCGTCGTTCCCTCGGTGGTCGATATCTGGGGCGCAGCCAACTGGTTCGAGCGCGAGGCCTTCGACCTCTTCGGCATCGCCTTCGAGGGCCACCCGGACCTGCGCCGGATCCTCACCGACTACGGCTTCATCGGCCACCCCTTCCGCAAGGACTTCCCGCTGATCGGCAACGTGGAAGTGCGCTACGACCCGGACAAGGGCCGCGTGGTGTACGAACCAGTGTCGATCGAGCCGCGCGTCGGCGTGCCGCGCGTGGTGCGTACCGATTCGCGCTACCTGCAGGCGCAGAACGAAGCGCAGCAGACCAAGGCGAGCTGA
- the nuoK gene encoding NADH-quinone oxidoreductase subunit NuoK, translated as MNAIPLSWWLILAGLLFCISVAGIFINRKNIIILLMAIELMLLSVNMNFIAFSRYLDDMAGQVFVFFILTVAAAEAAIGLAILVVVFRNRRTINVAELDTMRG; from the coding sequence ATGAACGCGATTCCCCTGTCCTGGTGGCTGATCCTGGCCGGCCTGCTGTTCTGCATCAGCGTCGCCGGCATCTTCATCAACCGCAAGAACATCATCATCCTGCTGATGGCTATCGAGTTGATGCTGCTCAGCGTCAACATGAACTTCATCGCCTTCTCGCGCTACCTCGACGACATGGCGGGCCAGGTGTTCGTGTTCTTCATCCTGACCGTCGCCGCCGCCGAGGCCGCGATCGGCCTGGCCATCCTGGTGGTGGTGTTCCGCAACCGGCGCACGATCAACGTCGCCGAACTCGACACGATGCGCGGCTGA
- a CDS encoding NAD(P)H-dependent oxidoreductase subunit E — MKARNEQAVPVAVDAHQALTADSRAQLDAWIAKYPADRKRSAVLAGLRIAQKQNLGHLTDELIAAVAAYLGIPTTQAYEVATFYSLFHIGPCGRHKVSICTNISCWLNGADQLLEHVEHKLGIHAGESTPDGRIHLIQEEECLAGCVRAPMMWVNGEYHEHLTTEKVDAILDALK, encoded by the coding sequence ATGAAGGCCCGCAACGAGCAGGCCGTGCCGGTCGCGGTCGATGCCCACCAGGCACTGACCGCCGACAGCCGCGCGCAACTGGATGCCTGGATCGCGAAGTACCCGGCGGACCGCAAACGCAGCGCCGTGCTGGCGGGCCTGCGTATCGCCCAGAAGCAGAACCTCGGCCACCTGACCGACGAATTGATCGCTGCGGTGGCCGCGTACCTCGGCATCCCGACGACCCAGGCTTACGAGGTCGCGACCTTTTATTCGCTGTTCCACATCGGGCCGTGCGGGCGCCACAAGGTGTCGATCTGCACCAACATTTCGTGCTGGCTCAACGGCGCCGACCAGTTGCTGGAGCACGTCGAGCACAAGCTCGGCATCCACGCCGGCGAGAGCACCCCGGACGGCCGCATTCACCTGATCCAGGAAGAGGAATGCCTGGCCGGCTGCGTGCGCGCGCCGATGATGTGGGTGAATGGCGAGTATCACGAGCATCTGACCACCGAAAAGGTCGATGCGATCCTGGATGCCCTGAAGTGA
- a CDS encoding NADH-quinone oxidoreductase subunit D — protein MAEIRNYTMNFGPQHPAAHGVLRLVLELDGETVVRADPHVGLLHRGTEKLAESKPYNQSIGYMDRLDYMSMMCNEHAYVRAIERLLGVEAPIRAQYIRTLFDEVTRILNHLLWLGSNALDLGAMTLFLYAFREREELMDAYEAVSGARMHACYYRPGGVYRDLPERMPQYKESRWTKGADLKRRNEWRQGSMLDFFDAFCEDFYKRIDEYETLLTDNRIWKQRTVNIGVVSPELALRMGMSGPMLRGSGIAWDLRKKQPYAAYDQVEFDIPVGVNGDCYDRYVCRVEELRQSTRIMQQCIKWLRANPGDVMLRNYKVAPPSRVEMKEDMEALIHHFKLFTEGYSVPPGEIYCAVEAPKGEFGAYIIADGANKPFRVKLRAPGFVHLSAMDEIVRGHMLPDVVAVIGTLDIVFGEIDR, from the coding sequence ATGGCCGAGATCCGCAACTACACGATGAACTTCGGGCCGCAGCATCCGGCCGCGCACGGCGTGCTGCGCCTGGTGCTGGAACTGGATGGCGAGACCGTGGTGCGCGCCGATCCGCATGTCGGCCTGCTCCACCGCGGCACCGAGAAGCTGGCCGAGAGCAAGCCCTACAACCAGTCGATCGGCTACATGGATCGCCTGGACTACATGTCGATGATGTGCAACGAGCACGCCTATGTGCGTGCGATCGAGCGCCTGCTCGGCGTCGAGGCGCCGATCCGCGCGCAGTACATCCGCACGCTGTTCGACGAAGTCACGCGCATCCTGAACCACCTGCTGTGGCTGGGCAGCAACGCGCTCGATCTTGGTGCGATGACCCTGTTCCTGTACGCCTTCCGCGAGCGCGAGGAACTGATGGATGCCTACGAGGCGGTGTCCGGCGCGCGCATGCACGCCTGCTACTACCGTCCGGGCGGCGTCTACCGCGATTTGCCCGAGCGCATGCCGCAGTACAAGGAGAGCCGCTGGACCAAGGGCGCGGATCTCAAGCGCCGCAACGAATGGCGCCAGGGCAGCATGCTCGATTTCTTCGATGCCTTCTGCGAGGACTTCTACAAGCGCATCGACGAGTACGAAACGCTGCTCACCGACAACCGCATCTGGAAGCAGCGCACCGTCAACATCGGCGTGGTGTCGCCTGAACTGGCGCTGCGCATGGGCATGAGCGGCCCGATGCTGCGCGGCTCCGGCATCGCCTGGGATCTGCGCAAGAAGCAACCCTATGCCGCCTACGACCAGGTCGAGTTCGACATCCCGGTCGGCGTCAACGGCGACTGCTACGATCGCTACGTCTGCCGCGTCGAGGAACTGCGCCAGTCGACCCGCATCATGCAGCAGTGCATCAAGTGGCTGCGCGCCAACCCGGGCGACGTGATGCTGCGCAACTACAAGGTGGCCCCGCCCTCCCGTGTCGAGATGAAGGAAGACATGGAAGCGCTGATCCATCACTTCAAGCTGTTCACCGAGGGCTACTCGGTGCCGCCGGGCGAGATTTACTGTGCAGTCGAGGCGCCGAAGGGCGAGTTCGGCGCGTACATCATCGCCGACGGCGCCAACAAGCCCTTCCGCGTCAAGCTGCGCGCCCCCGGCTTCGTGCACCTGTCGGCGATGGACGAGATCGTCCGCGGCCACATGCTGCCGGACGTGGTTGCGGTGATCGGCACGCTGGATATCGTGTTCGGAGAGATCGATCGATGA
- a CDS encoding NADH-quinone oxidoreductase subunit G, which translates to MSAAPTGQSAPDLVNIEIDGQALKAPKGAMIIQAADKAGIQIPRFCYHEKLAIAANCRMCLVDVEKAPKPMPACATPIMEGMKVYTRSKRALDSQRNVMEFLLVNHPLDCPVCDQGGECELQDVAMGYGRSVSRFAERKRVVADEDLGPLVATEMTRCIHCTRCVRFMDDIAGTTELGGMFRGEHTEIGTYIGRSLRSELSGNVIDLCPVGALTNKVFRFRARPWELLARESIGYHDALGSNLYLHIRRGEVLRSVPRDNEAINENWLSDRDRYSHQALTHADRVTTPRIKRDGKWVDASWEEAIKAAAEGLQAAVSRHGGDSLAALASSGASAEELYLFQAMARGLGSANIDHRLRQLDTSDDAAAPIAPGFAAPVAGYSDARAILLVGSHPRHDAPLLGHRIRRAWKHGAEVHAINPLAFDHHFSLGQNLVGNPEQQVADLAAVAAALAQLRTLACSAEINEWAARSTRQVEAAAIARGLHEREPSRVLFGDHAVRHPAASLLRRIARFIAQACGGSFDEMPQGANGGAAWRVGCVPHRGPAGASVRVGLAVNAALHAKPRALVLYGAEVPEDFANGAAAQQALSGAEFVLAFAAYVNPALAAHANVLLPIGLTPEIDGSYVNVDGTVQTVAAGAKLPGEARAGWRVLRALGAQLNFAGFDAIDFAAVHATVRPLLEGGNVEPGAAAASPAPMSAGEGFVVQQYLPIYRVDSVVRRAPALQGTVLGEDGNLRVNPEDALALGIGTGGDVAIGGKRYACTASAEVPRGMCRIPTGFAAAADLPVSGQRIVIERVSHG; encoded by the coding sequence ATGAGCGCGGCGCCCACCGGACAATCCGCCCCCGACCTCGTCAACATCGAGATCGACGGCCAGGCGCTGAAGGCGCCCAAGGGCGCGATGATCATCCAGGCCGCCGACAAGGCCGGCATCCAGATCCCGCGCTTCTGCTACCACGAGAAGCTGGCGATCGCGGCCAACTGCCGCATGTGCCTGGTCGACGTCGAGAAGGCGCCCAAGCCGATGCCGGCCTGCGCCACGCCGATCATGGAAGGCATGAAGGTCTACACGCGCAGCAAGCGCGCGCTGGACTCGCAGCGCAACGTCATGGAGTTCCTGCTGGTCAACCACCCGCTCGACTGCCCGGTCTGCGACCAGGGCGGCGAATGCGAGCTGCAGGACGTGGCGATGGGCTACGGCCGCTCGGTTTCGCGCTTCGCCGAGCGCAAGCGCGTGGTGGCCGACGAGGACCTCGGTCCGCTGGTCGCCACCGAGATGACCCGCTGCATCCATTGCACCCGCTGCGTGCGCTTCATGGACGACATCGCCGGCACCACCGAGCTTGGCGGCATGTTCCGCGGCGAGCACACCGAAATCGGCACCTACATCGGCCGTTCGCTGCGCTCCGAGCTGTCCGGCAACGTGATCGACCTGTGCCCGGTCGGCGCGCTGACCAACAAGGTGTTCCGCTTCCGCGCGCGTCCGTGGGAGCTGCTGGCGCGCGAGAGCATCGGCTACCACGATGCGCTCGGCTCCAACCTGTACCTGCACATCCGCCGCGGCGAAGTGCTGCGCTCGGTGCCGCGCGACAACGAAGCGATCAACGAGAACTGGCTGTCCGATCGCGACCGCTACAGCCACCAGGCGCTCACCCACGCCGATCGCGTGACCACGCCGCGCATCAAGCGCGACGGCAAGTGGGTGGATGCCAGCTGGGAAGAGGCGATCAAGGCGGCGGCGGAGGGCCTGCAAGCCGCGGTGTCACGCCACGGCGGCGATTCGCTGGCCGCGCTCGCCAGCTCTGGCGCCAGCGCCGAAGAACTGTACCTGTTCCAGGCGATGGCTCGCGGCCTGGGCAGCGCGAACATCGACCACCGTCTGCGCCAGTTGGACACCAGCGACGATGCCGCCGCCCCGATCGCGCCGGGTTTTGCCGCGCCGGTCGCCGGCTACTCCGATGCGCGCGCGATCCTGCTGGTCGGCAGCCATCCGCGCCACGATGCGCCGCTGCTCGGTCATCGGATCCGCCGCGCGTGGAAGCACGGCGCCGAGGTTCACGCGATCAATCCGCTGGCCTTCGACCACCATTTCTCGCTGGGACAGAACCTGGTCGGCAATCCGGAGCAGCAGGTCGCCGACCTCGCCGCGGTCGCCGCTGCGCTGGCCCAGTTGCGTACTCTGGCCTGCAGCGCCGAAATCAATGAATGGGCCGCGCGTTCGACCCGACAGGTGGAAGCCGCGGCCATCGCGCGCGGCCTGCACGAGCGCGAACCCAGCCGCGTGCTGTTCGGCGACCACGCCGTGCGCCACCCCGCTGCCTCGCTGCTGCGCCGCATCGCGCGCTTCATCGCGCAGGCCTGTGGTGGCAGCTTCGACGAAATGCCGCAGGGTGCCAACGGCGGCGCCGCCTGGCGCGTGGGCTGCGTGCCGCACCGCGGACCGGCCGGCGCGAGCGTGCGTGTGGGCCTGGCTGTGAACGCGGCGCTGCACGCGAAGCCGCGCGCGCTGGTGCTTTACGGCGCCGAGGTCCCGGAAGACTTCGCCAATGGCGCGGCTGCGCAGCAGGCACTGTCCGGAGCGGAATTCGTGCTCGCCTTCGCCGCATATGTCAATCCGGCGCTCGCCGCCCACGCCAACGTGCTGCTGCCGATCGGCCTGACGCCCGAGATCGACGGCAGCTACGTGAACGTCGATGGCACGGTGCAGACGGTCGCCGCCGGCGCCAAGCTGCCGGGTGAGGCGCGTGCCGGATGGCGCGTGCTGCGCGCGCTGGGTGCACAGCTCAACTTCGCCGGCTTCGATGCGATCGACTTCGCTGCGGTGCATGCCACGGTCCGTCCGCTGCTGGAAGGCGGCAACGTGGAGCCCGGCGCTGCCGCCGCCTCCCCTGCCCCGATGTCCGCGGGCGAAGGCTTCGTGGTCCAGCAGTACCTGCCGATCTATCGCGTCGACAGCGTGGTGCGACGCGCGCCAGCCTTGCAGGGCACCGTGCTCGGCGAGGACGGCAACCTGCGCGTCAATCCCGAGGATGCGCTGGCGCTGGGCATCGGCACGGGCGGCGACGTGGCCATCGGCGGCAAGCGCTACGCGTGCACCGCCTCAGCCGAGGTGCCGCGGGGCATGTGTCGCATTCCCACCGGATTCGCCGCCGCCGCCGACCTCCCGGTCAGCGGCCAGCGCATCGTGATCGAGCGGGTGAGCCATGGATGA
- the nuoF gene encoding NADH-quinone oxidoreductase subunit NuoF, with the protein MMNPLGLVPQAHNVCFTTLHYDQPWSYENYLKSGGYQALRKVLTEGWTREQVIDAVKASALRGRGGAGFPTGLKWSFMPRNAPGTKYILCNSDESEPGTCHDRDILRFNPHAVIEGMIIGGWAMGATAGYNYMRGEFQGESFERFDNAVREAYQHGWLGKNIQGSGFDYDLYASLGAGAYICGEETALMESLEGKKGQPRFKPPFPANYGLYGKPTTINNTETFASVPAIIRNGAEWFLAIGKPNNGGPKIFSVSGHVQKPGNYEVPLGTPFRDLLEMAGGLRPGRKLKGVIPGGSSMPVLPASVMMDITMDFDSLQKAGSGLGSGAVIVMDDSTCMVRALTRISRFYYHESCGQCTPCREGTGWMYRVLKRISEGKGTLEDLHLLKSAAGQIEGHTICAFGEAAAWPVQGMLKQFWPEFEYYVTHKKSIVDDAMRNAA; encoded by the coding sequence ATGATGAATCCGCTCGGCCTCGTCCCGCAGGCCCACAACGTCTGCTTCACCACGCTGCACTACGACCAGCCGTGGAGCTACGAGAACTACCTGAAATCGGGTGGCTACCAGGCGCTGCGCAAGGTGCTGACCGAAGGCTGGACCCGCGAGCAGGTGATCGACGCGGTCAAGGCCTCGGCGCTGCGCGGCCGCGGCGGCGCGGGCTTCCCCACCGGCCTGAAGTGGAGCTTCATGCCGCGCAATGCGCCGGGCACCAAGTACATCCTGTGCAATTCGGACGAGTCCGAGCCCGGCACCTGCCATGACCGCGACATCCTGCGCTTCAATCCGCATGCGGTGATCGAGGGCATGATCATCGGCGGCTGGGCGATGGGCGCCACCGCTGGCTACAACTACATGCGCGGCGAGTTCCAGGGCGAGTCCTTCGAGCGCTTCGACAACGCCGTGCGCGAGGCCTACCAGCACGGCTGGCTGGGCAAGAACATCCAGGGCTCAGGCTTCGACTACGACCTCTACGCCTCGCTCGGCGCCGGCGCCTACATCTGCGGCGAAGAAACCGCGCTGATGGAATCGCTGGAAGGCAAGAAGGGCCAGCCGCGCTTCAAGCCGCCCTTCCCCGCCAACTACGGCCTGTACGGCAAGCCGACCACGATCAACAACACCGAGACCTTCGCCTCGGTGCCGGCGATCATCCGCAACGGCGCCGAGTGGTTCCTCGCCATCGGCAAGCCGAACAACGGCGGCCCGAAGATCTTCTCGGTCTCCGGACACGTGCAGAAGCCCGGCAATTACGAGGTGCCGCTCGGCACCCCGTTCCGCGATTTGCTGGAAATGGCCGGCGGCCTGCGCCCTGGACGCAAGCTCAAGGGCGTGATCCCGGGCGGTTCGTCGATGCCGGTGCTGCCGGCCTCGGTGATGATGGACATCACGATGGACTTCGACAGCCTGCAGAAGGCGGGCTCGGGCCTCGGTTCCGGCGCGGTCATCGTGATGGACGACAGCACCTGCATGGTGCGCGCGCTGACCCGCATCTCGCGCTTCTACTACCACGAGTCCTGCGGCCAGTGCACCCCATGCCGCGAAGGCACCGGTTGGATGTACCGCGTGCTCAAGCGCATCAGCGAGGGCAAGGGCACGCTGGAAGACCTGCACCTGCTGAAGAGCGCCGCCGGGCAGATCGAGGGCCACACCATTTGCGCCTTCGGCGAGGCCGCCGCGTGGCCGGTGCAGGGCATGCTCAAGCAGTTCTGGCCCGAGTTCGAGTACTACGTGACCCACAAGAAATCGATCGTGGACGATGCGATGAGGAACGCGGCATGA
- the nuoI gene encoding NADH-quinone oxidoreductase subunit NuoI: MGAITHYFKSLMLKELLVGLSLTGRYFFRPKYTLRYPEEKSPKSHRFRGLHALRRYPNGEERCIACKLCEAVCPALAITIDSEQRADGTRRTTRYEIDLFKCIFCGFCEESCPVDSIVETHISEYHFETRGESVVGKQQLLAIGDRFEKEIAQARALDAPYR; encoded by the coding sequence ATGGGCGCCATTACGCACTACTTCAAGAGCTTGATGCTGAAGGAATTGCTGGTCGGCCTGTCGCTGACCGGACGCTATTTCTTCCGTCCCAAGTACACCCTGCGCTACCCCGAAGAGAAGTCGCCGAAGTCGCACCGATTCCGCGGTCTGCACGCCCTGCGCCGCTATCCCAATGGCGAGGAACGCTGCATCGCCTGCAAGCTGTGCGAGGCGGTGTGCCCGGCGCTGGCGATCACCATCGATTCGGAGCAGCGCGCGGACGGCACCCGCCGCACCACGCGCTACGAGATCGACCTCTTCAAGTGCATCTTCTGCGGATTCTGCGAGGAGTCCTGCCCGGTGGATTCGATCGTGGAGACCCACATCTCCGAATACCACTTCGAAACCCGCGGCGAGAGCGTGGTCGGCAAGCAGCAGTTGCTCGCCATCGGCGACCGCTTCGAGAAAGAGATCGCCCAGGCCCGGGCACTCGACGCCCCCTACCGTTAA
- the nuoH gene encoding NADH-quinone oxidoreductase subunit NuoH: MDDLLLLAWTLIKILLIAVPLIVAVAFYTLAERKVIGWMQVRLGPTEIGPLALAQPFADTVKAIFKEIVLPTNADKFLYLLAPVLTLAPAFAAWAVIPFDQGMALTQIDAGLLYLLSMTSLGVYGVILAGWASNSKYAFLGAMRSAAQIVSYEIAMGFALVGVIVASGSLNIEKIVLAQAGNAGFFEWFWLPLLPLFVIYVISGVAETNRAPFDVAEGESEIVAGFHVEYSGAAFAVFFLAEYANMILISFLAAIMFLGGWLSPVQGWIGGPLGEPSFIWLFAKAGFFAFCYLWFRATFPRYRYDQIMRLGWKVFIPITIVWIAVIAVLVVGKFVERGV; encoded by the coding sequence ATGGATGATCTGTTGCTGCTTGCGTGGACCCTGATCAAGATCCTTCTGATCGCGGTGCCGCTGATTGTCGCGGTGGCCTTCTACACCCTGGCCGAGCGCAAGGTGATCGGCTGGATGCAGGTGCGCCTGGGCCCCACTGAAATCGGCCCGCTGGCACTCGCACAGCCCTTTGCCGATACGGTGAAGGCGATCTTCAAGGAGATCGTGCTGCCGACCAACGCCGACAAGTTCCTGTACCTGCTCGCACCGGTGCTGACCCTGGCCCCCGCCTTCGCGGCATGGGCGGTGATCCCCTTCGACCAGGGCATGGCGCTGACCCAGATCGACGCCGGCCTGCTCTACCTGCTCTCGATGACCTCGCTCGGCGTCTACGGCGTGATCCTCGCCGGCTGGGCGTCGAACTCCAAGTACGCCTTCCTCGGCGCGATGCGCTCGGCGGCGCAGATCGTCTCCTACGAGATCGCGATGGGCTTCGCGCTGGTCGGCGTGATCGTCGCCTCCGGCAGCCTGAACATCGAGAAGATCGTGCTCGCGCAGGCAGGCAATGCCGGCTTCTTCGAGTGGTTCTGGCTGCCGCTGCTGCCGCTGTTCGTGATCTACGTGATCTCCGGCGTGGCCGAGACCAACCGCGCGCCCTTCGACGTCGCCGAGGGCGAGTCGGAAATCGTCGCCGGCTTCCACGTCGAGTACTCGGGCGCCGCCTTCGCGGTGTTCTTCCTCGCCGAATACGCGAACATGATCCTGATCAGCTTCCTCGCTGCGATCATGTTCCTGGGCGGCTGGCTGTCGCCGGTGCAGGGCTGGATCGGCGGTCCGCTGGGCGAGCCGAGCTTCATCTGGCTGTTCGCCAAGGCCGGCTTCTTCGCTTTCTGCTACCTGTGGTTCCGCGCCACCTTCCCGCGCTATCGCTATGACCAGATCATGCGCCTGGGCTGGAAGGTGTTCATCCCGATCACCATCGTCTGGATCGCCGTGATCGCGGTCCTGGTGGTCGGCAAGTTCGTCGAACGCGGCGTCTGA
- a CDS encoding NADH-quinone oxidoreductase subunit J has translation MSFEPIIFLALATMLVIAAGAVVTLRNPVHAAMSLVLTFFTSAMLWILLRAEFLGITLVLVYVGAVMVLFLFVVMMLDINVAPLREGFARYLPVGILVAAIMAAEMVAVLGSRHFGLDKFAAPAPVIEGSNTEALGRLLYTDYVYPFEIAAVILLVAIIAAIALTHRRREGVKTQDPSKQTMVRKADRLRVVKMPSDSKEGHGA, from the coding sequence ATGAGCTTCGAGCCGATCATCTTCCTTGCCCTGGCGACGATGCTGGTCATCGCCGCCGGTGCGGTGGTCACCCTGCGCAATCCGGTGCATGCCGCGATGAGCCTGGTGCTGACCTTCTTCACCAGCGCGATGCTGTGGATCCTGCTGCGCGCCGAATTCCTCGGCATCACCCTGGTGCTGGTCTACGTCGGCGCGGTGATGGTGCTGTTCCTGTTCGTGGTCATGATGCTCGACATCAACGTCGCGCCGCTGCGCGAGGGCTTCGCGCGCTACCTGCCGGTCGGCATCCTGGTCGCGGCAATCATGGCCGCGGAAATGGTCGCGGTGCTCGGCAGCCGCCACTTCGGGCTCGACAAGTTCGCCGCGCCCGCGCCGGTGATCGAAGGCAGCAACACCGAGGCGCTCGGCCGGCTGCTCTACACCGATTACGTCTATCCCTTCGAGATCGCCGCGGTGATCCTGCTGGTGGCCATCATCGCCGCGATCGCGCTGACCCACCGCCGCCGCGAGGGCGTCAAGACGCAGGACCCTAGCAAGCAGACGATGGTGCGCAAGGCCGACCGCCTGCGCGTGGTGAAGATGCCGTCCGATTCCAAGGAGGGACACGGCGCATGA
- the nuoL gene encoding NADH-quinone oxidoreductase subunit L — MITKSLLLTTALAPLLGAILAGLFGRQIGRAGAHTVTILGVAVSAGLSAYVLKLIAFDGAEPVNMTIYNWFQIGSIKAEVGFLVDALTATMMVVVTSVSLMVHIYTIGYMEEDPGYQRFFGYISLFTFSMLMLVMSNNFMQLFFGWEAVGLVSYLLIGFWFKRPTAIFANLKAFLVNRVGDFGFLLGIGMVLAYLGSLDYATVFAAAPTLVGQTFNPYGAVEWAVPTVICLLLFVGAMGKSAQVPLHVWLPDSMEGPTPISALIHAATMVTAGIFMVARMSPLFELSETALSVILVIGSITALFMGFIGIVQNDIKRVVAYSTLSQLGYMTVALGASAYSAAIFHLMTHAFFKALLFLGAGSVIIAMHHEQDLRKMGGLRKYMPITFITAWVGTLALMGFPGTSGFYSKDAILIAVEHATRPGATLAYWSLLIGVGVTAFYSFRMLYLAFHGKERFGHDSHGHGHDAHHGHDDHGHGDHKPHETPWVVTLPLVLLAIPSLLIGFFTAGPMLFGDFFGNAIFLAEGRAPLAEMAHHFEHGPLAFALHGFMTWPVWIALFGAGLATYIYLLNPAIADKLHKAFGPIPRILERKYGFDEFNQAVFARGSVALGRLFWRVCDQAVIDGMLVDGSAGTVSRIAYVVRRLQSGFLFHYAFMMILGLIVIVGAFALLQ; from the coding sequence ATGATCACGAAATCGCTACTGCTGACGACCGCCCTCGCGCCGCTGCTCGGAGCCATCCTTGCGGGCCTGTTCGGCCGCCAGATCGGCCGCGCCGGTGCGCACACGGTGACCATCCTCGGGGTCGCCGTCAGCGCGGGCTTGAGCGCATACGTGCTCAAGTTGATCGCGTTCGACGGCGCCGAACCGGTCAACATGACCATCTACAACTGGTTCCAGATCGGCTCGATCAAGGCCGAGGTCGGCTTCCTGGTCGACGCCCTGACCGCGACGATGATGGTGGTGGTCACCAGCGTGTCGCTGATGGTGCACATCTACACCATCGGCTACATGGAAGAGGATCCGGGCTACCAGCGCTTCTTCGGCTACATCTCGCTGTTCACCTTCTCGATGCTGATGCTCGTGATGAGCAACAACTTCATGCAGCTGTTCTTCGGCTGGGAAGCTGTGGGCCTCGTCTCCTACCTGCTGATCGGCTTCTGGTTCAAGCGCCCGACGGCGATCTTCGCCAACCTCAAGGCCTTCCTGGTCAACCGCGTGGGCGATTTCGGCTTCCTGCTCGGCATCGGCATGGTGCTGGCCTACCTCGGCAGCCTGGATTACGCCACCGTGTTCGCCGCGGCGCCGACGCTGGTCGGCCAGACCTTCAACCCTTATGGCGCGGTCGAGTGGGCGGTGCCGACGGTGATCTGCCTGCTGTTGTTCGTCGGCGCGATGGGCAAGAGCGCCCAGGTCCCGCTGCACGTCTGGCTGCCGGACTCGATGGAAGGCCCGACCCCGATCTCCGCGCTGATCCACGCGGCGACCATGGTCACCGCCGGCATCTTCATGGTGGCGCGCATGTCGCCGCTGTTCGAGCTGTCCGAAACCGCGCTCAGCGTGATCCTGGTGATCGGCTCGATCACCGCGCTGTTCATGGGCTTCATCGGCATCGTGCAGAACGACATCAAGCGCGTGGTGGCCTACTCCACCCTGTCGCAGCTCGGCTACATGACGGTCGCGCTCGGCGCCTCGGCCTACTCGGCCGCGATCTTCCACCTGATGACCCACGCCTTCTTCAAGGCGCTGCTGTTCCTCGGCGCCGGCTCGGTGATCATCGCCATGCACCACGAGCAGGACCTGCGCAAGATGGGCGGATTGCGCAAGTACATGCCGATCACCTTCATCACCGCCTGGGTCGGCACGCTGGCCCTGATGGGCTTTCCGGGCACCAGCGGCTTCTATTCCAAGGACGCGATCCTGATCGCGGTCGAGCACGCTACCCGTCCGGGCGCGACGCTCGCCTACTGGTCGCTGCTGATTGGCGTCGGCGTGACCGCCTTCTACTCCTTCCGCATGCTCTACCTCGCCTTCCACGGCAAGGAACGCTTCGGCCACGACAGTCACGGCCATGGACATGACGCGCACCACGGGCACGACGACCATGGCCACGGCGATCACAAGCCGCACGAGACCCCGTGGGTGGTGACCCTGCCGCTGGTCCTGCTGGCGATCCCGTCGCTGCTGATCGGCTTCTTCACCGCCGGCCCGATGCTGTTCGGCGACTTCTTCGGCAATGCGATCTTCCTCGCCGAAGGCCGTGCGCCGCTGGCCGAGATGGCGCACCACTTCGAGCACGGCCCGCTGGCCTTCGCGCTGCACGGCTTCATGACCTGGCCCGTGTGGATCGCGCTGTTCGGGGCAGGCCTGGCCACCTACATCTACCTGCTGAACCCGGCCATCGCCGACAAGCTGCACAAGGCCTTTGGCCCGATCCCGCGCATCCTCGAGCGCAAGTACGGCTTCGACGAGTTCAACCAGGCGGTGTTCGCGCGCGGCAGCGTGGCCCTCGGCCGCCTGTTCTGGCGTGTCTGCGACCAGGCAGTGATCGACGGCATGCTGGTCGACGGCTCGGCGGGCACGGTGTCGCGCATCGCCTACGTGGTGCGCCGCCTGCAGTCCGGCTTCCTGTTCCACTACGCCTTCATGATGATCCTCGGTCTGATCGTCATCGTCGGCGCGTTCGCGCTGCTGCAGTGA